In a genomic window of Spirosoma agri:
- a CDS encoding M43 family zinc metalloprotease produces the protein MFRLLLSLSLLFICSQAIQAQDPLGPPDKCATMQMDSALRAKYPQLGTLNDFERQLQLKMVELKKRMAASRQTATVITIPVVVHVVHNGEAVGSGRNISAAQVQSQLETLNEDYRRKAGTPGFNANPVGADIEIEFCAAVVNPQGQTMAEPGIDRYNGNRANWNINDTDGILKPGTYWNPDKYYNIWVLELNEPVAGGGSVLGYAQFPSQSNLAGIPTSSPASTDGVVIDYRSFGNASKGNFPTMRNTYNLGRTLTHETGHWLGLRHIWGDANCGDDFCADTPPQASASSGCPTGRVSCGNANMVQNYMDYSNDACMNIFTLNQKDRIRAVMEISPRRNTLLTSNVCGTLVASRPTSNFQANTRKVLLGGQVRFTDISSGFPTKWEWTFEGGTPATSTEQNPTVTYNQPGKFKVTLVTSNAIGTSDPLVRTEYIEVLNQGLCAEVTNFSGTPTVIREPGGTGYLAGQNSKRAQAVSEFFDNTLSYNNLAGASLKFGVAKAARGAATESVVTVTVWNGRGFQNGPGAILGQKDVPLRTILDDVANNRPTTVTFDKNVPLFGLSYHVGVLLPYAAGDTVALVTSQNGESLFATAWRQNQKGDWLRYADSLGINVSHNITARIGMKPSVQVASSSLFIDPGQTVTLNATGASVFTWSGTGLNTTLGPQVVAQPTQTTSYTVSGSGVDLCTAQATVRVNVRTGTVTATNPLVEQAMTVTPNPSDGLMTVSFSSPLRGALTLAVRNLNGVEIVRQAHQKTTDTFEQSLNLQSASGGVYFVEVRIGEQIFRKRVIKN, from the coding sequence ATGTTCCGATTACTACTCAGCCTGTCACTTCTCTTTATTTGCAGCCAAGCAATCCAGGCTCAGGATCCGCTTGGGCCACCGGATAAATGCGCTACCATGCAAATGGACAGTGCCTTACGTGCCAAATACCCACAGCTGGGCACACTCAACGATTTTGAACGGCAGCTGCAACTCAAAATGGTTGAACTTAAGAAGCGAATGGCCGCCAGCCGCCAGACAGCAACGGTTATTACCATTCCAGTTGTTGTTCACGTTGTGCATAATGGCGAAGCAGTTGGCTCGGGCCGAAACATCAGTGCCGCCCAGGTGCAGTCGCAGTTGGAAACGCTGAATGAGGATTACCGCCGGAAAGCGGGCACACCGGGTTTCAACGCGAATCCGGTTGGCGCGGATATCGAAATTGAGTTTTGTGCGGCAGTGGTCAATCCTCAGGGGCAGACGATGGCCGAACCGGGTATTGATCGATACAATGGCAACCGCGCTAACTGGAATATCAACGACACGGACGGTATCCTTAAGCCAGGTACATACTGGAATCCCGACAAATACTACAACATCTGGGTGCTGGAACTCAATGAACCCGTGGCCGGAGGAGGTAGCGTCCTTGGCTATGCGCAGTTTCCGAGCCAGTCTAATCTGGCGGGTATTCCAACCAGCAGTCCGGCCAGTACCGATGGTGTCGTGATCGATTACCGGTCGTTTGGCAATGCCAGCAAAGGTAATTTCCCGACCATGCGGAACACCTACAATCTGGGTCGCACCTTAACGCACGAAACAGGTCACTGGCTGGGTCTGCGCCATATCTGGGGTGATGCTAACTGCGGTGATGATTTTTGTGCCGATACGCCCCCGCAGGCATCGGCCAGTAGTGGCTGCCCAACGGGACGAGTTAGTTGCGGCAATGCAAACATGGTGCAGAACTACATGGACTATTCCAATGATGCCTGCATGAATATCTTTACGCTGAACCAAAAAGACCGGATTCGGGCCGTGATGGAAATCAGTCCGCGCCGAAATACCCTGCTCACGTCTAACGTTTGTGGCACGCTGGTAGCATCTCGCCCTACATCAAACTTTCAAGCCAATACGCGAAAAGTATTGCTCGGCGGACAGGTTCGCTTTACTGATATTTCGAGTGGATTTCCGACTAAATGGGAATGGACCTTTGAGGGCGGCACACCGGCTACCTCAACCGAGCAGAACCCAACGGTAACGTACAATCAGCCCGGTAAATTCAAAGTAACGCTGGTCACGTCGAATGCCATTGGCACATCGGACCCGCTGGTTCGCACCGAATACATCGAAGTGCTGAATCAGGGTTTATGCGCCGAGGTCACCAACTTCAGCGGAACACCTACCGTCATACGAGAGCCTGGCGGAACGGGTTATCTGGCGGGCCAGAACAGCAAACGGGCACAGGCCGTTTCGGAATTCTTCGACAACACGTTGAGCTATAATAATCTGGCAGGTGCATCCCTAAAATTTGGTGTGGCCAAAGCCGCCCGAGGTGCCGCTACGGAATCAGTCGTGACGGTAACGGTCTGGAATGGTCGCGGTTTTCAGAACGGCCCCGGCGCTATTCTGGGTCAAAAAGACGTTCCGTTGCGAACTATTCTTGATGATGTAGCCAACAACCGCCCTACAACCGTGACGTTCGACAAAAATGTGCCGCTCTTCGGCTTATCGTACCATGTTGGGGTTCTCCTACCCTATGCCGCTGGTGACACTGTTGCGCTGGTCACGTCTCAAAACGGGGAATCGTTGTTTGCCACGGCCTGGCGGCAGAATCAGAAAGGTGACTGGCTGCGCTATGCCGATAGTCTGGGCATAAACGTTTCGCATAACATTACCGCCCGCATCGGCATGAAGCCATCGGTACAGGTAGCGTCGTCGTCGCTGTTTATCGATCCGGGCCAGACCGTTACGCTGAACGCGACGGGAGCCAGTGTATTCACGTGGTCCGGTACTGGGCTGAACACCACCCTGGGTCCACAGGTCGTGGCACAGCCAACGCAAACGACGTCGTACACCGTATCAGGCTCAGGCGTTGACCTTTGTACAGCCCAGGCGACAGTGCGCGTCAATGTGCGGACAGGAACCGTTACGGCCACCAACCCGCTGGTCGAGCAGGCAATGACCGTAACGCCGAACCCCAGCGATGGGTTGATGACCGTATCCTTCAGCAGTCCGTTAAGAGGGGCGCTGACACTGGCCGTCCGGAACCTGAACGGCGTCGAGATTGTCCGGCAGGCGCATCAGAAAACGACCGATACCTTCGAGCAGTCGCTCAACCTGCAATCGGCTTCGGGTGGCGTTTACTTCGTGGAAGTGCGCATTGGTGAGCAGATATTCAGGAAGCGGGTAATAAAAAACTAA